In one window of Henckelia pumila isolate YLH828 chromosome 1, ASM3356847v2, whole genome shotgun sequence DNA:
- the LOC140875207 gene encoding uncharacterized protein At4g15545-like, with translation MAQGGSGVAPDLNLPADILSVIPADPYDQLDLARKITSMAIASRVSKLETEAARLHQKLQEKDLRIVELEDKVSELETSHEEAELRLKITREDNRKLLKERDSLALTTKKLGRDLAKLETFKRQLMQSLNDENTPQTETVDIGTYDLGVPKTHSTNDEEANGHLKYHSFSGSTDNSNLNYDASKQGVQSFSMTRYVSPRLTPSGTPNMISASVSPTKYSAAGSPRKTSGTNSPMLQYDGRGSLSAWFPSSQQSSAANSPPRGRPLSARTPRIDGKEFFRQARSRLSLEQFSAFLTNIKELNAQRQSREETLRKAEDIFGRDNEDLYVSFQGLLSRNMR, from the exons ATGGCGCAAGGCGGAAGTGGGGTGGCCCCGGACCTCAATTTGCCCGCCGATATATTGTCGGTGATACCGGCGGACCCCTACGACCAGCTGGATCTGGCGCGTAAGATCACGTCCATGGCGATCGCGTCGCGAGTCTCAAAGCTCGAGACGGAGGCGGCCCGGCTTCACCAGAAACTGCAAGAGAAAGACCTGAGGATTGTGGAGCTGGAAGATAAGGTGTCCGAGCTAGAGACGTCCCACGAGGAAGCTGAATTGCGATTGAAAATCACGCGCGAGGATAAT AGGAAGCTACTGAAGGAGAGGGATTCCTTGGCATTGACAACGAAGAAGCTGGGTCGAGACTTGGCTAAG CTGGAGACTTTCAAGAGGCAGTTGATGCAATCGTTGAACGATGAAAACACACCT CAAACTGAAACTGTTGATATTGGCACTTATGACCTAGGTGTCCCTAAGACTCATTCAACAAATG ATGAGGAGGCAAATGGCCACCTAAAATATCACTCTTTTTCCGGGTCTACAGACAATTCTAACTTAAATTATGATG CCTCTAAGCAAGGTGTACAAAGTTTCTCAATGACACGCTATGTATCGCCTCGACTTACTCCCTCTGGGACTCCAAATATGATATCTGCTAGTGTTTCACCAACAAAGTATTCAGCTGCTGGCTCTCCCCGGAAGACATCCGGCACCAACTCTCCTATGCTGCAGTACGATGGACGAGGTTCTCTTTCTGCATGGTTTCCATCAAGCCAGCAATCTTCAGCAGCCAACTCTCCTCCTCGTGGACGCCCACTCTCAG CTCGTACTCCTAGAATTGATGGAAAGGAGTTCTTTCGTCAAGCCAG GAGTCGTCTCTCCTTGGAGCAGTTCAGTGCGTTTCTGACAAACATTAAGGAATTGAATGCACAAAGACAATCTAGAGAG GAGACTCTGAGAAAGGCAGAAGATATTTTCGGAAGGGATAACGAAGATCTCTATGTATCATTTCAAGGATTGCTTAGTCGCAACATGCGCTAG